One window from the genome of Labeo rohita strain BAU-BD-2019 chromosome 10, IGBB_LRoh.1.0, whole genome shotgun sequence encodes:
- the rabgef1 gene encoding rab5 GDP/GTP exchange factor isoform X1, whose amino-acid sequence MSQRSERRGIHVDQSELLCKKGCGYYGNAAWQGLCSKCWREEYQKARQRQIQEDWALAEKLQREEEAAYVSSHSSSQTQPPQSHSQHSLATFSKFEEKKTNEKTRKVTTVKKFFSPSSRTAPKKVPPGKESEKREKEKEEKLQGRRESHGENLLRDLKGIFTQPWEMASPTEESHEGKTPSPSITRQSSIETDRVSRDFVEFLKALQKPGREIHKQSRGFIESMGNKKDLSAEELSECVQDFYQSMSDRLLNHFKGSSEKVDRVMDQVEKYIMTRLYKSVFCPETSDDEKKDLATQRRIRALHWVTIQMLCVPVDEEIPEVSDSVVKAITDIIEMDSKRVPRDKLACITSCSKHIFNAIRVTKNEPASADDFLPTLIYIVLKANPPRLQSNIQYITRFCNPSRLMTGEDGYYFTNLCCAVAFIEKLDAHSLNLSPEDFERYMSGQASPRRQDDPAAWPQSGSRVNPALSQIHHNLKLLSNLDKRQQQVIEGAQNLQTELAEWQDSVAREVQEILERYPLEIKPRASAIDAENVENDRLPPPLQPQVFAG is encoded by the exons ATGAGTCAGCGATCAGAGCGACGGGGGATCCATGTGGACCAATCAGAACTGCTGTGTAAGAAAGGCTGCGGTTACTATGGCAATGCTGCATGGCAAGGCCTGTGCTCCAAGTGCTGGAGGGAGGAGTACCAGAAAGCTCGGCAGAGGCAGATCCAGGAGGACTGGGCCCTGGCTGAGAA GCTGCAGCGAGAAGAGGAGGCGGCTTATGTCAGCAGTCACAGTTCCTCTCAGACCCAGCCCCCGCAGTCCCACTCTCAGCACTCTCTCGCCACATTCTCCAAGTTTGAGGAGAAGAAAACCAATGAGAAGACCCGTAAGGTCACCACCGTAAAGAAGTTCTTCAGCCCCTCCTCTCGCACGGCCCCTAAAAAAG TCCCCCCCGGAAAAGAAAGCGAGAAAcgggagaaagagaaagaggagaAGTTGCAGGGCAGGAGGGAGAGCCATGGAGAAAACCTCCTGAGGGATCTGAAGGGCATTTTTACCCAACCCTGGGAGATGGCCTCCCCCACTGAAG AGAGCCACGAGGGAAAAACACCCAGTCCTTCCATCACCCGTCAGTCCAGCATCGAGACCGATCGCGTGTCACGAGACTTCGTGGAGTTTCTAAAGGCCTTACAGAAGCCCGGCAGAGAGATCCACAAGCAGAGTCGTGGTTTCATAGAGAGCATGGGAAATAAAAAG GATCTGAGTGCTGAAGAGCTGTCTGAGTGTGTGCAGGACTTCTATCAGAGCATGTCTGACCGACTCTTGAATCATTTTAAAG GCTCCTCTGAGAAAGTGGACAGGGTAATGGACCAAGTGGAAAAATACATCATGACTCGACTCTACAAAAGCGTTTTCTGTCCAGAGACCTCGGATGATGAGAAAAAAGACCTGGCCACCCAGCGCAGGATTCG GGCCTTACACTGGGTAACCATTCAGATGTTGTGTGTTCCTGTGGACGAGGAGATCCCTGAAGTCTCTGATAGTGTAGTCAAAGCCATCACCG ATATCATTGAGATGGACTCCAAGCGTGTGCCCAGGGATAAACTGGCCTGCATCACCAGTTGCAGCAAGCACATCTTCAACGCCATCAGGGTCACCAAGAACGAACCAGCTTCTGCAGACGACTTCCTACCCACCCTCATCTATATCGTGTTGAAGGCCAACCCGCCACGGCTGCAGTCCAACATCCAGTACATCACACGCTTCTGCAACCCTTCAAGACTTATGACTGGAGAGGATGGATACTACTTCACCAACCTG TGCTGTGCCGTTGCCTTCATAGAGAAGCTGGACGCCCACTCGTTGAATCTCAGCCCTGAGGACTTTGAGCGCTACATGTCCGGTCAGGCTTCCCCTCGAAGGCAAGACGATCCCGCAGCCTGGCCGCAGAGCGGCTCCCGTGTCAACCCAGCACTTAGCCAGATCCATCACAACCTCAAGCTCCTATCCAACCTTGACAAACGACAGCAGCAGGTCATCGAGGGGGCGCAGAACCTTCAGACCGAACTGGCAGAATGGCAGGACAGCGTGGCTCGCGAGGTGCAGGAAATCCTGGAGCGATACCCGCTAGAGATCAAACCACGAGCATCCGCGATCGATGCGGAGAACGTGGAAAACGACAGGCTGCCACCTCCTCTTCAACCACAAGTATTTGCGGGTTAG
- the rabgef1 gene encoding rab5 GDP/GTP exchange factor isoform X2 — protein MSQRSERRGIHVDQSELLCKKGCGYYGNAAWQGLCSKCWREEYQKARQRQIQEDWALAEKLQREEEAAYVSSHSSSQTQPPQSHSQHSLATFSKFEEKKTNEKTRKVTTVKKFFSPSSRTAPKKESHEGKTPSPSITRQSSIETDRVSRDFVEFLKALQKPGREIHKQSRGFIESMGNKKDLSAEELSECVQDFYQSMSDRLLNHFKGSSEKVDRVMDQVEKYIMTRLYKSVFCPETSDDEKKDLATQRRIRALHWVTIQMLCVPVDEEIPEVSDSVVKAITDIIEMDSKRVPRDKLACITSCSKHIFNAIRVTKNEPASADDFLPTLIYIVLKANPPRLQSNIQYITRFCNPSRLMTGEDGYYFTNLCCAVAFIEKLDAHSLNLSPEDFERYMSGQASPRRQDDPAAWPQSGSRVNPALSQIHHNLKLLSNLDKRQQQVIEGAQNLQTELAEWQDSVAREVQEILERYPLEIKPRASAIDAENVENDRLPPPLQPQVFAG, from the exons ATGAGTCAGCGATCAGAGCGACGGGGGATCCATGTGGACCAATCAGAACTGCTGTGTAAGAAAGGCTGCGGTTACTATGGCAATGCTGCATGGCAAGGCCTGTGCTCCAAGTGCTGGAGGGAGGAGTACCAGAAAGCTCGGCAGAGGCAGATCCAGGAGGACTGGGCCCTGGCTGAGAA GCTGCAGCGAGAAGAGGAGGCGGCTTATGTCAGCAGTCACAGTTCCTCTCAGACCCAGCCCCCGCAGTCCCACTCTCAGCACTCTCTCGCCACATTCTCCAAGTTTGAGGAGAAGAAAACCAATGAGAAGACCCGTAAGGTCACCACCGTAAAGAAGTTCTTCAGCCCCTCCTCTCGCACGGCCCCTAAAAAAG AGAGCCACGAGGGAAAAACACCCAGTCCTTCCATCACCCGTCAGTCCAGCATCGAGACCGATCGCGTGTCACGAGACTTCGTGGAGTTTCTAAAGGCCTTACAGAAGCCCGGCAGAGAGATCCACAAGCAGAGTCGTGGTTTCATAGAGAGCATGGGAAATAAAAAG GATCTGAGTGCTGAAGAGCTGTCTGAGTGTGTGCAGGACTTCTATCAGAGCATGTCTGACCGACTCTTGAATCATTTTAAAG GCTCCTCTGAGAAAGTGGACAGGGTAATGGACCAAGTGGAAAAATACATCATGACTCGACTCTACAAAAGCGTTTTCTGTCCAGAGACCTCGGATGATGAGAAAAAAGACCTGGCCACCCAGCGCAGGATTCG GGCCTTACACTGGGTAACCATTCAGATGTTGTGTGTTCCTGTGGACGAGGAGATCCCTGAAGTCTCTGATAGTGTAGTCAAAGCCATCACCG ATATCATTGAGATGGACTCCAAGCGTGTGCCCAGGGATAAACTGGCCTGCATCACCAGTTGCAGCAAGCACATCTTCAACGCCATCAGGGTCACCAAGAACGAACCAGCTTCTGCAGACGACTTCCTACCCACCCTCATCTATATCGTGTTGAAGGCCAACCCGCCACGGCTGCAGTCCAACATCCAGTACATCACACGCTTCTGCAACCCTTCAAGACTTATGACTGGAGAGGATGGATACTACTTCACCAACCTG TGCTGTGCCGTTGCCTTCATAGAGAAGCTGGACGCCCACTCGTTGAATCTCAGCCCTGAGGACTTTGAGCGCTACATGTCCGGTCAGGCTTCCCCTCGAAGGCAAGACGATCCCGCAGCCTGGCCGCAGAGCGGCTCCCGTGTCAACCCAGCACTTAGCCAGATCCATCACAACCTCAAGCTCCTATCCAACCTTGACAAACGACAGCAGCAGGTCATCGAGGGGGCGCAGAACCTTCAGACCGAACTGGCAGAATGGCAGGACAGCGTGGCTCGCGAGGTGCAGGAAATCCTGGAGCGATACCCGCTAGAGATCAAACCACGAGCATCCGCGATCGATGCGGAGAACGTGGAAAACGACAGGCTGCCACCTCCTCTTCAACCACAAGTATTTGCGGGTTAG
- the LOC127171583 gene encoding uncharacterized protein LOC127171583 has protein sequence MMLSSVDPCAMAEVRLRFLSGAYKLLKPQNLPLLDKNYTPVATASYVAGLINLPELCVIRNDRVEAAKRPAALESPKGTANTLLTGAGGVTNSLKVPLDLHSGNVNVWTDCHGLKFKSKKSSSCLGTDGKLLLSSHTGTHFQRQLRRSIYKKTLYASPKDFLGQFMSFTRAYSGTDSPLYKSKSAYYDILEVSPTATHAQIKTAYYKQSFIYHPDKNAGSEEAVFRFSQISEAYNVLGNKALRRKYDRGILSQADLHGSSKPTGRESPASGQQSRSRDSPSVGATQQNIFDFDTFIRSHYGEQLKREQEIRQRREEIIRKKEELVEDMKLGRLKEITVGVMLVTAMMILFSLKSTK, from the coding sequence ATGATGCTTTCTTCAGTTGATCCCTGCGCAATGGCGGAGGTCAGACTGCGGTTCCTGAGCGGCGCTTATAAGCTTTTAAAACCGCAAAATCTCCCGCTTTTGGATAAAAACTATACACCGGTTGCAACAGCATCTTATGTTGCAGGTTTAATAAATTTGCCAGAGCTCTGTGTGATTAGAAATGACCGCGTCGAAGCAGCAAAAAGACCGGCAGCTCTTGAGTCTCCAAAAGGGACCGCAAACACACTCTTGACCGGTGCTGGTGGAGTTACAAACAGCTTGAAAGTGCCGTTGGACCTCCATTCTGGAAATGTTAATGTATGGACTGACTGCCATggattaaaatttaaatctaaGAAATCCAGCTCGTGTCTGGGAACAGATGGAAAACTCCTTCTGTCCAGCCATACTGGCACTCACTTTCAACGCCAGTTAAGGAGATCCATCTATAAAAAGACTCTTTATGCATCTCCAAAAGATTTTTTAGGGCAGTTTATGTCTTTCACCAGAGCTTATAGTGGCACAGACAGCCCGTTATACAAATCAAAGTCTGCTTACTatgacattttggaagtttCCCCCACCGCCACGCATGCGCAAATCAAGACTGCTTACTATAAGCAGTCCTTTATATATCACCCGGACAAGAACGCAGGCAGCGAGGAGGCCGTGTTCAGGTTCTCTCAGATCAGCGAGGCCTACAACGTCCTGGGTAATAAAGCTCTGAGGAGGAAATACGACCGTGGGATCCTGAGTCAAGCTGACCTACATGGATCCAGCAAACCCACCGGCAGAGAGAGTCCTGCATCAGGGCAGCAGAGCAGAAGCCGAGACTCGCCCTCTGTTGGAGCCACCCAGCAAAACATCTTCGACTTTGATACATTCATCAGATCACACTACGGAGAACAGCTGAAGAGAGAGCAGGAGATCCGGCAGCGTAGGGAAGAGATCATCAGGAAGAAAGAAGAGCTGGTTGAGGATATGAAACTGGGCAGGTTGAAGGAGATCACTGTAGGGGTGATGCTGGTTACGGCGATGATGATCTTGTTTAGCCTCAAGTCTACCAAATGA
- the kctd7 gene encoding BTB/POZ domain-containing protein KCTD7, whose translation MQHNGAGETPNGEPPPLSFSAAAPLQMATSRVRRFAQEGRTVPPQPRVMVVFSAASDTEKPGDAMSGADTGEEEYRKPAIPVPNLNLGKSLRTLDAPEEFPEVIPLNVGGTYFTTRLSTLRRYEDTMLAAMFSGRHHIPRDAEGRYFIDRDGAYFGDILNFLREGELPQRDRVRAVHREAQYYAIGPLLESLEDTQPLTGEKVRQAFLDLLPYYKENLERIVEIAKLRAMQRKARFAKLKICVYKEEMPITPYERPLFNSLRFERSESEAKLFEHHCEVDVSFGPWEAVADVYDLLHCIVSDLAERGISADQQCIGVCDKHLINHYYCKRPIYEFKITWW comes from the exons ATGCAGCATAATGGAGCAGGCGAAACCCCGAACGGAGAGCCGCCTCCGCTTTCCTTTAGCGCAGCAGCTCCGCTCCAAATGGCAACATCACGGGTGAGGAGGTTCGCGCAGGAGGGGCGGACGGTCCCTCCGCAGCCGAGAGTGATGGTGGTGTTTTCGGCTGCGAGTGACACTGAGAAACCGGGAGATGCGATGTCGGGCGCGGACACCGGGGAAGAGGAGTATCGCAAACCAGCCATACCTGTCCCTAACCTGAATCTAGGGAAGTCTCTTCGCACCTTAGACGCACCTGAAGAG TTCCCTGAGGTCATCCCCCTAAATGTAGGAGGAACATATTTCACCACTCGGCTGTCCACCCTGCGACGTTATGAGGACACTATGCTGGCTGCCATGTTTAGTGGCCGCCACCACATTCCCAGGGATGCAGAGGGGCGATATTTCATCGACCGAGACGGAGCATATTTTGG GGATATTCTGAATTTCTTGCGAGAGGGCGAGCTGCCTCAGAGGGACCGTGTTCGTGCGGTGCACAGAGAAGCTCAGTATTATGCTATTGGGCCTCTTTTGGAAAGCCTGGAGGACACCCAGCCACTTACTGGAGAGAAAGTGCGACAGGCTTTTCTTGATCTTTTGCCCTATTATAAAG AAAATCTTGAGCGCATTGTGGAGATTGCAAAACTCCGTGCCATGCAGAGGAAGGCTCGTTTTGCAAAACTGAAGATCTGTGTGTACAAGGAGGAGATGCCCATCACCCCTTATGAAAGACCGCTGTTCAATTCGCTGCGATTTGAGCGTTCGGAGAGCGAGGCCAAGCTGTTTGAGCACCATTGTGAGGTTGACGTGTCCTTCGGGCCCTGGGAGGCAGTGGCGGATGTTTATGACCTTCTTCACTGCATAGTAAGCGACCTGGCAGAGCGCGGCATCTCTGCTGACCAGCAATGCATCGGTGTGTGTGACAAACACCTCATCAACCACTACTACTGCAAAAGGCCAATATATGAGTTTAAAATCACCTGGTGGTGA